From the genome of Sediminibacter sp. Hel_I_10:
ATCTGGCGTTTTACTTAACAATAAATGTAATACATCTTGGGTCTCTGTAAACGCAATGCGATTAAATGCGAATGCGCTCACCTTTAGACGTTTTGCCCGCTCAAGTACCATGGCTTTTGGGGTATTGGCCAAGACCATCTCTACAGAGGCGTCTTCTCTATTTTGAAAGTATGTAATGATGTTCTCGGCGTTGCTGCCGCTGCCAGAGGCGAAGATGACAATGCGTTTCATGTGCGAATATTGCTGGGGTTATTCTTCAAAACAAAAAACGGAATAATTATTAACAATTAGAAGATAAAACAAGAAATCTTATATGGAATTTTAGTAAATTACAAACACATTTTTAAAGCAAAGGGGCGTTTTAAGAAGAAAGTTTTTTATTTTTGCCACCTAATTAAAACTTAAAAACAAAAAAATTATGTCAGACATTGCATCAAGAGTAAAGGCGATTATCGTTGATAAATTAGGCGTTGATGAAAACGAGGTAGTAACAGAAGCAAGTTTCACCAACGATTTAGGTGCAGATTCATTGGATACTGTCGAGCTAATCATGGAATTTGAAAAAGAATTTGATATTCAAATCCCAGACGATCAAGCTGAAAATATCGCAACCGTAGGTCAAGCGATCTCTTATATAGAAGAAGCTAAATAATTCAATAAACTCTTTATGGAATTAAGGCGAGTTGTAGTTACTGGTTTAGGCGCATTAACACCCATAGGCAATACCAAAGATGAATATTGGGATGCTCTTATTAATGGGAAAAGTGGTGCGGCACCAATAACCTATTTTGATACTGAAAAGTTCAAAACAAAATTCGCTTGCGAATTAAAAAACTTTAATGCTATTGATTTTCTGGACCGAAAAGAAGCTCGTAAAATGGACCGTTTTACGCAGTATGCAATGGTTGCTTCAGATGAAGCAATCGCAGATTCAAAATTAGATCTAGATAAAATCAATAAAATGCGCGTCGGTGTTATTTGGGGCGCAGGTATTGGAGGGCTGGAAACATTTCAAGATGAGGTGTTGAACTTTGCTGCCGGAGACGGTACACCAAGGTTCAACCCTTTTTTTATTCCTAAAATGATTGCAGATATAGCGCCAGGGAACATATCCATTAAGAACGGGTTTATGGGTCCTAATTACACTACGGTTTCTGCCTGCGCATCCTCTGCTAACGCCATGATTGATGCACTCAACTATATACGTTTGGGGCATTGTGATGTCGTGGTGACTGGTGGTAGTGAGGCAGCGGTAACTATTGCAGGAATGGGTGGTTTTAATGCTATGCATGCGTTATCTACAAGAAATGAAAGTCCAGAAACAGCTTCTAGACCTTTTGATGCAACCCGAGATGGGTTTGTTTTAGGTGAAGGCGCAGGTGCAATTATTCTTGAAGATTACGAACATGCTAAAGCTAGAGGCGCAAAAATATATGCTGAGGTTTTAGGGGGTGGTTTATCGTCTGATGCTTATCACATGACGGCTCCTCATCCTGATGGTATTGGGGTAATTGCTGTAATGCGTAATTGTTTAGAGAATGCAGGTGTTAAGCCAGAAGAAGTTGATCATATCAATACACATGGGACATCAACACCACTAGGAGATGTTGCCGAGTTAAAGGCCATTTCTGAAGTGTTTGGAGACCATGCCAAAAATATTAATATCAATTCAACAAAGTCGATGACTGGCCACTTACTTGGAGCGGCTGGGGCTATAGAATCTATCGCTTCTATCTTGGCAATGGAACACGGTATTGTACCGCCAACCATTAATCATGAAGTTGTTGACGATGCCATTGATTCAAAATTAAACCTAACATTAAACAAGGCACAAAAACGAGATGTAAAAGTTGCAATGAGCAATACATTTGGTTTTGGAGGACACAATGCTTGCGTTTTGTTTAAGAAAATCGATTAAATTTGAATGAGCTTCATTCATAACATATTTAAAAATTCCCGTTCTGAAACAGACGGGAATTTTTTTTTAATACTGAACAAAATTGTTGGGTACAAGGTCAAGAATAAAGACTTGTACGTCAAAGCATTTACCCATCGATCCATGAACATTAAGGATCTAAAGGGCAATGCCATCAATTATGAACGTTTAGAGTTTGTAGGTGACGCCATGTTAAGCGCCGTTATTGCTTCATATCTCTATGAAGAAGTGCCACACGGAGACGAAGGCTACTTGACCAAAATGCGTTCAAAAGTAGTGAGCCGCGAGCACCTTAACGAGTTAGGAAAAGAACTCAACCTCATTGATTTGGTAGAGAGTAAAATACCAAAATCTAACTTTGGCAGCAATATACATGGCAATCTTTTTGAAGCGCTGGTAGGAGCTATCTTTTTAGACAAAGGCTACCGTCAGGTTCAAAAGTTTATAGAAATGCGTATCATAGAGCCCCACGTTGATATAGAGACGTTAGAAGGCCGAGTGATTAGTTACAAAAGCCTTTTGATAGAATGGTGCCAAAAAGAGAAAAAAACCTTTGATTACAACGTCTATGAAGATACAGGCAACGATAATATCAAACATTTCTCTGTAAAACTTTCTATTAACGAAAAGGTCATTGCCAAAGCCAGAGCTACCTCTAAGAAAAAAGCAGAGGAAAAAGCATCAAAACGTGCCTTTTTTGCATTTCAAAATGAAATTGGTAAAGGATCTTAATTAAAACTTCGCAAATGGTAAAAAGAGTTGTTAACTATAACGTTTTCGGCGACTTCACCCCTTAAGATTAATGATAACTTCATATTATTATAGCTTTTAAATGCTATATTTACAATTCAAAGCGTGTAAATTATGGCAATGCACAGAATAGTTGTTGATGATTTTTATGATGCTTCGTTCTCACTTTTTGCTATTCATTGTCGATTAGAAGATTACCGCTTGGCATATCTACTTAATCAACATTTGCAGATTAGATTAGCGAGAAAACCCCAAGATTTAGATTACAACTATTTTGCCGCTTCCTACGCAATCTATGAGTGGGAAGATTGTAAATTGGATGCCACATGGAATTTGGTGTCCAATATTTGCAAAAGAGAAGAGAATACGCTTCAAAGCTCTGGGTCCTTATTTGAAAACCAAAAGATTTCAACTAAGACAATGCATTTGATACCAGAACTAAAAAATGTGGATTACTTAGTAAAGATTAGTGATGAACATCGCAGCTTTAATGAAAAAGTGATTCTAAACAAAATACAGTCTATACCGCAAGTGATTACCACTTACACCGTAGATTTAGATAAAATAAAATCAAAAGACCACCTAATTTTTAATTGATGTTAAGAAAGAAAAAAACGAAAATCGTCGCAACCCTAGGACCGGCAACCAGCACCAGAGAAGTGCTTAAAGGAATGCTAGAAGAGGGCGTAAATGTATTTAGGGTTAATTTTTCGCATGCCGATTACAAGGATGTCGAGGCCAGAGTCAAAATGATTAGAGAGCTAAACGAAGAGTTTGGATTTAATGCCTCTATTCTTGCCGACCTACAAGGACCAAAACTAAGAGTGGGTGTCATGAAGGGAGAAGTGGTTGTAAAACCTGGAGACGAAATTATTTTTGCTACAGGTAAGCGCTTTGAGGGTACCAAAGAGCGTGTTTACATGACGTACGATAAATTTCCTCAAGATGCTAAGGCAGGAGAACGTGTTTTATTAGACGACGGAAAATTGATTTTTGAAGTGGTTTCTACAGATGGAGAATCTGAAGTATTGACAAAAGTAATCCAAGGTGGCCCCTTGCGTTCTAAAAAGGGTGTGAATTTACCTAATACAAATATTTCGCAGCCAGCCTTGACCGAGAAAGATATAGAAGATGCCATTTTTGCATGTAGCCTTCAAGTAGATTGGATGGCATTATCTTTTGTGCGCCATGCAGAAGATTTGATGCAGTTGGAGGAATTGATCAAGCAGCACAGTGCTTATAAAATTCCGATCATTGCTAAAATTGAAAAGCCAGAAGCAGTAGAGAATATAGATAAAATTGTAGCGTATTGCGACGGCTTAATGGTAGCTCGTGGCGATTTGGGTGTTGAAATTCCTGCGGAAGAAGTGCCTTTGGTACAAAAACAATTGGTCTTACGCGCCAAACGTGCAAGAATACCGGTAATCATTGCTACCCAAATGATGGAGACCATGATTACCAGTTTAACGCCAACACGGGCCGAGGTAAATGATGTTGCTAACTCTGTAATGGATGGTGCTGATGCCGTAATGTTATCTGGAGAGACCTCTGTGGGTAACTACCCAGTTGAGGTTATTCGTCAAATGGCAAATATTATTAGAAGTGTTGAGGATTCTGACTTAATTCATGTTCCGCAATCACCTCCGCATATCCGTACCAAAAGATACATTACAAAATCCATTTGTTTTCATGCGGCTAATATGGCCAATGAGATCAACGCAAAGGCAATTTCTACCTTAACTAATAGCGGGTATACAGCGTTTCAAATTTCAGCATGGAGACCAAGCGCACATATTCTTGTCTTTACATCGAACAAACGTATTTTAACACAGCTGAGTTTACTCTGGGGTGTTGAGGCATTTTATTACGACAAGTTTGTCACTACTGACGAAACTATCGAAGATGTAAATGCTATGGCCTGCAAGAAAGGCTATTTGGAAGTTGGAGACATGTTGATTAGTCTTGCGGCAATGCCTATACAAGACAAAGGAATGGTCAATACATTACGTGTTTCTGAAATTACAAGTTGTAGCTTTTAACACCATATAATTTCAATTATACAAAGACCAAAGGTCTAAGCTAGATAGATAAACACTATTTGCTTAGACCTTTTTGTTTAAATATCATTTCTATTTATCAAAATAAAGTAGCGGGTAGTCGATGAGAAGTGCTAGTATCTTTTATTAGTAATTGTTAGACTCAAGGGCCGTTTCAGTTGAAACCGATAGAATAGAGGTTAGTTACCTAGCAATTGGTGGAAAATGAGGTTTTAGAGTTTGTTGTAAATGCCAAATCAACATGATATTGAAGTGATTGAAGACAAAAAACAAACTTAAAACGACTTAATCTTCCCATTCTGCAATAAACAAATTCGTATCTCTTCCTCCACCATTATTTCTGTTTGAAGAAAAAGCCAAGTACTTGCCATCGTTAGAAAACACAGGAAATGCATCAAAGGTTTCGCCATGGGTCACACGTTCCAAATTTCTGCCATCGGTATCAATAAGATAAAGATTAAATGGGAATCCGCGCTCTGCCTCAAAATTAGAAGAAAACAAAATTTGGTCTCCTGAAGGGTGAAAAAACGGACTCCAATTGGCGTTACCTAGATCGGTGAGTTGTCGTAGATCGCTGCCATCAGCATTACAAATGTAAAGTTCCATTTCTGTGGGTTCTACCAAACCTTCAGCTAATAACGCCTTGTATTCTTTGATTTCGGTTGCTGTCTTTGGACGAGAAGAGCGAAAAATCAATTTGGACCCGTCAGGTGAAAAGAAGGCGCCACCATCATACCCAAGCTCATTGGTAATCTGTTTCACATCACTTCCATCAATATTCATGGTATACAGCTCTAGGTCGCCACTTCTTGTTGAGGTAAACACAATTTTATCCCCTTTTGGAGATACGGTTGGCTCAGCATCATATCCTATCTCATTGGTGAGCTGCTTCACAATATTTCCTTCTAGATCGGCCATAAAAATATCGTAGCTATCGTAAATAGGCCAAATGTATTTTCCGTTTTTCCGTAGCGGTGTATCAGGGCAGGCCTCTTGCTTTAAATGTGTGGAGGCGTAAATAATATGTTTGTTATCTGGTAAAAAATAAGCGCAAGTTGTACGTCCTTTCCCTGTGCTGATCATGGGCGGCGCAATGCTATCTGTAAAAGATTGATTGGCGTTCATTAAAAACATTTGATCACAGCCAACGCCCCATTTTTTGTTGTTGGATTGAAATACAAGTTGTTTGTCGTCAAAGCTCCAATAGGCTTCTGCATTATCTCCGCCAAATGTGATTTGTCTAATCGATTTAAAATGGGATTCCTCGGGATAAATAAGCGTGTCTTTTTGGGATACTACGTCGTCTTTAGTTGTGTCATTACTTTCTTTTTCTGGCGTGGGCTTGGCTTCATTTTTACAGTTGAACAAAACCGAAGCGATAAGTACGAAGTATAAATATTTGTGCATATTATTGACTAAATTTGTGTAAAATTAAGAGATAAGAAGATGAAATACACCATAGTTTGCCTTTTTTTGATGGTTTTAATGGGTTGTCAAAACAATTTTAAAGATGAGAACAAATCTGTAACAATTAACGAAGACGTGGCCTTCTTGGCAGATGATAAATTAGAGGGGCGACAAACCGGTACCGATGGCGAAATAGCTGCTGCAAAGTACATCGCCAAACGTTTTAAAGATTTGGGTTTGACCGCTAAAGGAACTGATGGTTATTTTCAATCGTTTTCATTCACACCAAAAACAGATCCACATCAGGAAGTCAATTACAACATAAAGAATGGCGACAGTACCATTACAGGGACCAACGTTATCGGTTTTTTAGACAATAATGCTGCTCATACCATCATCATCGGGGCGCATTATGACCATTTAGGTTATGGTGCCGAAGGCTCTTTGTACAGAGGCGATACAAAAGAAATTCACAACGGTGCCGATGATAATGCCAGTGGCGTAGCCGTGCTTTTGAATTTAGCTGAAAAATTAAAATCCAAAAACACAGGAAACAATTATCTCTTTATGGCATTTTCAGGAGAGGAAATGGGCTTATTAGGTTCTAATTTTTTTACTAAAAATGCCAGTATCGATTTATCTCAAGCCAATTACATGTTGAATATGGACATGGTGGGCCGCTTGAAAAACAACAATACCTTAGCCGTTTATGGCGTAGGAACTTCTCCAATTTTAAAACAAGTGGTTAAGGCAAATAATTCTCAATTTCAGATTATAGAGAATGAGTCTGGTATTGGTCCTAGTGATCATACGTCTTTTTATAATAGTGATATTCCTGTACTTCATTTTTTTACGGGGCAGCATGAAGATTACCATAAGCCAGGTGATGATGTTGAAAAGTTGAACTATGAGGGCATGGCGATGGTATCTGACTATATTTTTGAGATCATTACAGATTTAGACAATAATGGCAAATTGCCTTTTAGAAAAACAAAAAATGAAAGCGAGGATGTCCCAAGGTTTAAAGTGGGTCTTGGTGTGATTCCAGATTACCTTTATGATGGTAAAGGGATGCGTATTGATGGTGTAAGTGAAGATAAGCCAGCGCAAAGGGCAGGACTTCAAAAAGGAGATGTGGTGATCAAATTGGGTGACAGTTTGGTGATTGATATGATGAGCTATATGTGCGCCTTAGCCACTTTTGAAGAAGGAGATGAAACCAAGGTTACCGTGATGCGCAACAGTGAAGAGGTGGAAGCCGAAATCAAGTTTTAAAAATAGCAGATGTTTAAAACAAAACAGGAGGTCATTACCAAGATTCATTTAGTAATTTCTGTGATGATTGTTATTCCTGTTGCTTTTGTTTACGGTTTTCAGCCTCAATTAAGCTTTGATATGTTTTTGGAAACCACTGATGAGCAAAATTTTTACAAGGCCATTATGGGGCTGTATTTAGGCTTCTCCGCTTTATGGATTTCAGGCATATTCAAACCAAGCTATCTTAAAACAGCACTGCTCACCAATATCATTTTTATGTTAGGTTTAGCTTTGGGCAGAATGTTAAGCATGTTGTTGGACGGGGTACCAACTTTTGGTTATGTGTTCGGAACATTTGCAGAATTGTTTTTAGGATGTTATGGGATTTGGGTAATTCGAAAGTTTTCTAAATGACATGAATTAGTGTTTAGCTTTCGTACTTCTAAAACGAACTTTACTGAAAAAACCCTAATTTTGCCAAAAACAATTTCTTTTGGTAAAAATAGACAACATAGAACTTCCTGATTTTCCACTGCTTTTAGCGCCTATGGAAGATGTGAGCGATCCCCCTTTTCGCGCTTTATGCAAAGAGCAAGGTGCAGATGTGGTCTATACCGAATTTATTTCTAGTGAGGGGCTTATTCGTGACGCGGCAAAAAGCGTCATGAAACTAGATATCTACGAAAAAGAGCGGCCTGTAGGCATTCAAATTTTTGGAGCCAATATGGAAAGCATGCTACAAACCATTGATATTGTTGAGAAATCAAATCCAGATATCATAGACATCAATTTTGGCTGTCCTGTAAAAAAAGTGGTAAGTAAAGGCGCCGGTGCTGGGATATTAAAAGACATTTGTCTTATGGAAAGTTTAACTGCGGAAATGGTTAAACGCACCAATTTGCCCGTTACCGTAAAAACCCGTCTGGGTTGGGATCATGATTCCATTAAGATCGTTGAGGTTGCCGAACGTTTACAAGATGTAGGGTGCAAGGCCATTTCAATTCATGGTCGTACAAGAGCGCAGATGTATAAAGGAGAAGCCGATTGGCGACCGATTGCCGAAGTAAAAAACAACCCGCGCATGCATATTCCTGTTTTTGGAAATGGCGATGTAGATACCCCAGAAAAAGCGGCACTCATGCGGGATAGTTATGGATTGGATGGCGCCATGATAGGAAGGGCAACTATTGGGAACCCTTGGTTTTTTAAGCAAGTCAAACACTTTTTTCAAACTGGAGAGCACTTAGCACCAGTTTCTATGGCAGAACGCGTAGATGCCGCCCGTAGACACCTGCAAATGGCAATTGATTGGAAAGGAGAAAAACTAGGTGTTTTTGAAACCCGACGCCATTATACCAATTATTTTAAGGGCATTCCAGACTTTAAGGAATACCGCATGAAGATGGTAACTAGCGATGACTCTGTAGATGTTTTTGCAGCCTTTGACGAGGTTTTGGATAAGTTTTCAGAGTATCAATTTACTTAATCGCATCTTAGCAAGTATACCAACAGCTACAATCTTTTCTGTTTAACTTTGCACCAAACGTTTTGAAATACGAGTTGAAGCCAGTTTTGAGGCTAAAATTCCGAAGGAAAAAATGGTAGCAATTACGATCAAGAAATTAACGGCCTGAATCTCTACAGGATAAGGCAATGCTGGTGTGATCATAACCAGAGCAAATTGCTGCTGTACATACACGATTATAAAGCCTAAAACAAGTCCTAGCACACCAGCCAACATGGTCATCAAACTGCCTTGTAAAAAAAAGATGCGTTTGATGTCTTTTGTGGTAGTTCCTAAGTTGAAAAGCGTATTTAGGGATGCTTTCTTGTCTAAAATCATCATGATGAGGGCTCCAATAACATTAAATAGTGCGATGATAATGACGAGCGTAAAAATAAGATAGACGGCTAAATTTTCGGTATTGAGCATTTTAAATAGCGCATCATTCAATTGGTTTCTATTTTTAATGGTGATTTTATCTCCAAAAACAGAGCGTAATTGCTCGCTCACCGCAGCTTCATCAGCTTCTGGTTTCAGTTTAAATTCTATGGCAGAAACTTGATGATCTTCATAATTAAGCAAATATTTAGCCATATCAATATCAGAGAAAATATACTCATTGTTGAGATCCTCATTAATATCAAATACGCCCACATTATAAGCGGTCATTGTATTAAAAGCGCCGCGTACAGATGTAATTTGTCCTTTGCCGGGCTTGGGGACATAGATGTTTAAGCTTTTTGTAAAATCAAGTACCCCAAAAGATAGCTTGTTAGAGATGCCGCCTCCAGCAACTACTTGACTGGCATTTTGCTCAAGCCAACTGCCGTAGTAAACCATGGTATCGATGGCCGTTACTTTGAGAAAGTTAGCGTCAACACCTTTGAGGCTTACAATTTGTTTTTTGTTATCAAATTCTAAAATCACGCGCTCCTCTATGGTTTTAGAGTAGGCCTCAATGGCACCTAATTTACTTAAGGCGACAGAATCCTGTGGGGATATCATAAAGGATTTGCCTTCTGAAGGAAAGATCTTTAAATCGGGATCGACAAAAGATGAAAATTCGAGACTGTATGATTTGAGTCCGGCAAAACCAGAAAGCACAATAAAAAGTGCTGCCGCGGCCACCACCGTTCCCGAAGCTGCAATTACCGTCATGATGTTGATGGCGTTATTGCTGCTCTTTGAAAAAAGATACCGTTTGGCTATGTAAAGCGATACATTCATGCCTAAACTAGATCGCTAAAGATCCTTTGTAATCGTGATTGATACTATAGAGACCTCTTAACTGCATTAAGATTTCTTTCTTTTTTCTAACAACTCAGCGTCTTTTATAGGATTGTCTTCACGCTTAAGAGATTTTTCAATACGCTCAATATATTCGAGAGAATCATCTATAAAGAATTCTAAGTTTGGCATTCTTCGCAATTGGTGTCTTGTACGTTGTGCCAATTCATGACGAATTAACGGGGTGTTAGAACGAATCCCTTTGATGAGTTCTGCAGCTTCCTTATTAGGAAACACGCTGAGATAAACCTTAGCGTCAGAAAGATCTGTGGTTACTGTGACTTTGCTTACCGATATGATGACGCCTCTTAGTCCGCCATCAGTCGCAGCCTTTTGCAGTACGTCTGCCAAATCCTTTTGCAGGATGCCAGCTATTTTTTTTTGTCTTTGAGTTTCTTCCATAGTTAAAATCTTTTAGTGGCTTCAGCAATCATGATCAGTTCTTGAAACCACACAATGAGAATGCAAAAACAGCATTCTTATTATTTAAGATACAAAAGTAGCGGATATTTGAGTAATATCTTATTTTTAAGGGCGTAAAAGGATTTTACTTCGGAAATGAGCTGTCTATATTTCAGCTAGAAAGCAATTAAAAGCATCAGTAATGAGTTTACATAAAATTGAGCATATTGGCATAGCCGTTAAAGATTTGGAGGCATCAAATGCATTGTTTACAAAGCTCTTCGGAAAGCCACAGTATAAAATTGAAGAGGTTGCAAGTGAGAGCGTCATGACCGCTTTTTTTGAGTCTGGCCCCAATAAGATTGAATTATTACAAGCCACCCATCCAGATAGCCCTATTGCGAAGTTTATTGAAAAGAAAGGTGAGGGCATACATCACATTGCTTTTGCCGTTGAAGATATAGAGGCAGAGCTCAAACGTTTATCTAATGAGGGGTTTGAGCTGATTCATAAAGTTCCCAAAAAGGGAGCAGATCAAAAATTAGTTGCCTTTTTGCACCCTAAAAGCACTAATGGTGTTTTGATTGAATTGTGTCAAGACATTTAAAAATTTTAAAAGGGTTGTACGCTTTTAAAATAAATAGTAGATTTGCACACCGTTTTTTAATCCGCAAACTTTTTTAAAGTTAAAGCATTAAAGACATTGGTCCTATAGCTCAGTTGGTTAGAGCACCTGACTCATAATCAGGTGGTCCCTGGTTCGAGCCCAGGTGGGACCACTAATAACTATTAAGCCTTACAGAGATGTAGGGCTTTTTTTGTTTATCTATAAAACAAATCATCTTCGCTGTATAGCTGTTAAGCATCACCAATCTCGTTTTTTTGCGATAACTTTATCACGCATCCCAGTATAATAAACGTATAGGCTTTTATTTGTTTTCACTTTTTCTTGGAATAATATAATCCTTGGTTTGCGTTCAATAAAGCCTATAACAGCCTTTTTCCCATTCAAGCTTTTTGTCTCTATCTTAAAATTTTGACGGCTTCATTTCCTAGAAATGAGTGCTCAATTCCTATAATAGGGCAAATATGCTTAAATATGCTCTACCTTTATAAAGCCACTATCTGACAACCATTTTTTATTTGAATTCTTTAA
Proteins encoded in this window:
- a CDS encoding acyl carrier protein, which encodes MSDIASRVKAIIVDKLGVDENEVVTEASFTNDLGADSLDTVELIMEFEKEFDIQIPDDQAENIATVGQAISYIEEAK
- the fabF gene encoding beta-ketoacyl-ACP synthase II, translating into MELRRVVVTGLGALTPIGNTKDEYWDALINGKSGAAPITYFDTEKFKTKFACELKNFNAIDFLDRKEARKMDRFTQYAMVASDEAIADSKLDLDKINKMRVGVIWGAGIGGLETFQDEVLNFAAGDGTPRFNPFFIPKMIADIAPGNISIKNGFMGPNYTTVSACASSANAMIDALNYIRLGHCDVVVTGGSEAAVTIAGMGGFNAMHALSTRNESPETASRPFDATRDGFVLGEGAGAIILEDYEHAKARGAKIYAEVLGGGLSSDAYHMTAPHPDGIGVIAVMRNCLENAGVKPEEVDHINTHGTSTPLGDVAELKAISEVFGDHAKNININSTKSMTGHLLGAAGAIESIASILAMEHGIVPPTINHEVVDDAIDSKLNLTLNKAQKRDVKVAMSNTFGFGGHNACVLFKKID
- the rnc gene encoding ribonuclease III, translated to MSFIHNIFKNSRSETDGNFFLILNKIVGYKVKNKDLYVKAFTHRSMNIKDLKGNAINYERLEFVGDAMLSAVIASYLYEEVPHGDEGYLTKMRSKVVSREHLNELGKELNLIDLVESKIPKSNFGSNIHGNLFEALVGAIFLDKGYRQVQKFIEMRIIEPHVDIETLEGRVISYKSLLIEWCQKEKKTFDYNVYEDTGNDNIKHFSVKLSINEKVIAKARATSKKKAEEKASKRAFFAFQNEIGKGS
- a CDS encoding IPExxxVDY family protein, translating into MAMHRIVVDDFYDASFSLFAIHCRLEDYRLAYLLNQHLQIRLARKPQDLDYNYFAASYAIYEWEDCKLDATWNLVSNICKREENTLQSSGSLFENQKISTKTMHLIPELKNVDYLVKISDEHRSFNEKVILNKIQSIPQVITTYTVDLDKIKSKDHLIFN
- the pyk gene encoding pyruvate kinase; amino-acid sequence: MLRKKKTKIVATLGPATSTREVLKGMLEEGVNVFRVNFSHADYKDVEARVKMIRELNEEFGFNASILADLQGPKLRVGVMKGEVVVKPGDEIIFATGKRFEGTKERVYMTYDKFPQDAKAGERVLLDDGKLIFEVVSTDGESEVLTKVIQGGPLRSKKGVNLPNTNISQPALTEKDIEDAIFACSLQVDWMALSFVRHAEDLMQLEELIKQHSAYKIPIIAKIEKPEAVENIDKIVAYCDGLMVARGDLGVEIPAEEVPLVQKQLVLRAKRARIPVIIATQMMETMITSLTPTRAEVNDVANSVMDGADAVMLSGETSVGNYPVEVIRQMANIIRSVEDSDLIHVPQSPPHIRTKRYITKSICFHAANMANEINAKAISTLTNSGYTAFQISAWRPSAHILVFTSNKRILTQLSLLWGVEAFYYDKFVTTDETIEDVNAMACKKGYLEVGDMLISLAAMPIQDKGMVNTLRVSEITSCSF
- a CDS encoding PD40 domain-containing protein yields the protein MHKYLYFVLIASVLFNCKNEAKPTPEKESNDTTKDDVVSQKDTLIYPEESHFKSIRQITFGGDNAEAYWSFDDKQLVFQSNNKKWGVGCDQMFLMNANQSFTDSIAPPMISTGKGRTTCAYFLPDNKHIIYASTHLKQEACPDTPLRKNGKYIWPIYDSYDIFMADLEGNIVKQLTNEIGYDAEPTVSPKGDKIVFTSTRSGDLELYTMNIDGSDVKQITNELGYDGGAFFSPDGSKLIFRSSRPKTATEIKEYKALLAEGLVEPTEMELYICNADGSDLRQLTDLGNANWSPFFHPSGDQILFSSNFEAERGFPFNLYLIDTDGRNLERVTHGETFDAFPVFSNDGKYLAFSSNRNNGGGRDTNLFIAEWED
- a CDS encoding M28 family peptidase, with translation MKYTIVCLFLMVLMGCQNNFKDENKSVTINEDVAFLADDKLEGRQTGTDGEIAAAKYIAKRFKDLGLTAKGTDGYFQSFSFTPKTDPHQEVNYNIKNGDSTITGTNVIGFLDNNAAHTIIIGAHYDHLGYGAEGSLYRGDTKEIHNGADDNASGVAVLLNLAEKLKSKNTGNNYLFMAFSGEEMGLLGSNFFTKNASIDLSQANYMLNMDMVGRLKNNNTLAVYGVGTSPILKQVVKANNSQFQIIENESGIGPSDHTSFYNSDIPVLHFFTGQHEDYHKPGDDVEKLNYEGMAMVSDYIFEIITDLDNNGKLPFRKTKNESEDVPRFKVGLGVIPDYLYDGKGMRIDGVSEDKPAQRAGLQKGDVVIKLGDSLVIDMMSYMCALATFEEGDETKVTVMRNSEEVEAEIKF
- a CDS encoding DUF4345 domain-containing protein, which codes for MFKTKQEVITKIHLVISVMIVIPVAFVYGFQPQLSFDMFLETTDEQNFYKAIMGLYLGFSALWISGIFKPSYLKTALLTNIIFMLGLALGRMLSMLLDGVPTFGYVFGTFAELFLGCYGIWVIRKFSK
- the dusB gene encoding tRNA dihydrouridine synthase DusB, translated to MVKIDNIELPDFPLLLAPMEDVSDPPFRALCKEQGADVVYTEFISSEGLIRDAAKSVMKLDIYEKERPVGIQIFGANMESMLQTIDIVEKSNPDIIDINFGCPVKKVVSKGAGAGILKDICLMESLTAEMVKRTNLPVTVKTRLGWDHDSIKIVEVAERLQDVGCKAISIHGRTRAQMYKGEADWRPIAEVKNNPRMHIPVFGNGDVDTPEKAALMRDSYGLDGAMIGRATIGNPWFFKQVKHFFQTGEHLAPVSMAERVDAARRHLQMAIDWKGEKLGVFETRRHYTNYFKGIPDFKEYRMKMVTSDDSVDVFAAFDEVLDKFSEYQFT
- a CDS encoding FtsX-like permease family protein; translation: MNVSLYIAKRYLFSKSSNNAINIMTVIAASGTVVAAAALFIVLSGFAGLKSYSLEFSSFVDPDLKIFPSEGKSFMISPQDSVALSKLGAIEAYSKTIEERVILEFDNKKQIVSLKGVDANFLKVTAIDTMVYYGSWLEQNASQVVAGGGISNKLSFGVLDFTKSLNIYVPKPGKGQITSVRGAFNTMTAYNVGVFDINEDLNNEYIFSDIDMAKYLLNYEDHQVSAIEFKLKPEADEAAVSEQLRSVFGDKITIKNRNQLNDALFKMLNTENLAVYLIFTLVIIIALFNVIGALIMMILDKKASLNTLFNLGTTTKDIKRIFFLQGSLMTMLAGVLGLVLGFIIVYVQQQFALVMITPALPYPVEIQAVNFLIVIATIFSFGILASKLASTRISKRLVQS
- the rbfA gene encoding 30S ribosome-binding factor RbfA; the encoded protein is MEETQRQKKIAGILQKDLADVLQKAATDGGLRGVIISVSKVTVTTDLSDAKVYLSVFPNKEAAELIKGIRSNTPLIRHELAQRTRHQLRRMPNLEFFIDDSLEYIERIEKSLKREDNPIKDAELLEKRKKS
- the mce gene encoding methylmalonyl-CoA epimerase, which encodes MSLHKIEHIGIAVKDLEASNALFTKLFGKPQYKIEEVASESVMTAFFESGPNKIELLQATHPDSPIAKFIEKKGEGIHHIAFAVEDIEAELKRLSNEGFELIHKVPKKGADQKLVAFLHPKSTNGVLIELCQDI